The Motacilla alba alba isolate MOTALB_02 chromosome 27, Motacilla_alba_V1.0_pri, whole genome shotgun sequence genome includes a window with the following:
- the HOXB6 gene encoding homeobox protein Hox-B6 — MSSYFVNSTFPVSLAAGQEPFLGQIPLYPSGYADPLRHYPSAYGAAGAQDKGYSSSPYYQQSSAAFGGRASACDYGPGGFFRDKDPACAPPSLDEVPSFGAEARKADCAQGKSAFGESEEQKCSAPVYPWMQRMNSCNSSSFGPSGRRGRQTYTRYQTLELEKEFHFNRYLTRRRRIEIAHSLCLTERQIKIWFQNRRMKWKKENKLLSSAQLSAEEEEEKAAE, encoded by the exons ATGAGTTCTTATTTTGTCAACTCGACCTTCCCGGTGAGCCTGGCGGCGGGGCAggagcccttcctgggacagaTCCCGCTGTACCCCTCGGGCTACGCGGATCCTTTGCGGCACTACCCCAGCGCGTATGGAGCCGCGGGCGCGCAGGACAAGGGCTACAGCTCCTCTCCTTACTACCAGCAGAGCAGCGCGGCGTTCGGCGGCCGCGCCTCCGCCTGTGACTACGGGCCCGGCGGCTTTTTCAGGGACAAGGACCCTGCGTGCGCCCCTCCCAGCCTGGACGAGGTGCCCTCCTTCGGCGCCGAGGCGCGCAAGGCGGACTGCGCGCAGGGCAAAAGCGCGTTCGGAGAGAGCGAGGAGCAAAAGTGTTCCGCGCCGGTTTACCCCTGGATGCAGCGGATGAACTCTTGCAATA GTTCGTCCTTCGGGCCCAgcggccgccggggccgccAGACCTACACCAGGTACCAGAcgctggagctggagaaggagttCCACTTCAACCGCTACCTGACCCGGCGGCGCCGCATCGAGATCGCGCACTCGCTGTGCCTGACCGAGCGGCAGATCAAGATCTGGTTCCAGAACCGCCGCATGAAGTGGAAGAAGGAGAACAAGCTGCTCAGCTCCGCGCAGCTCAGcgccgaggaggaggaggagaaagcgGCCGAGTGA
- the HOXB5 gene encoding homeobox protein Hox-B5, whose product MSSYFVNSFSGRYPNGPDYQLLNYGTGSSMNGSYRDSSTMHSSSYGYNYNGMDLSINRSASSSHFGAVGESSRGFPSPAQESRFRQASSCSLSSPDSLPCSNSESHGGKPAPSPSEPAPAASSTNTNFTELDETSASSGADEGTPISSSIPRAQAEPIATSTAATEGQAPQIFPWMRKLHISHDMTGPDGKRARTAYTRYQTLELEKEFHFNRYLTRRRRIEIAHALCLSERQIKIWFQNRRMKWKKDNKLKSMSLASAGSAFQP is encoded by the exons ATGAGCTCTTACTTTGTAAACTCGTTCTCAGGGCGCTACCCAAATGGCCCCGACTATCAGTTACTAAATTATGGGACCGGCAGTTCCATGAACGGTTCTTACAGAGATTCAAGCACCATGCATTCCAGCTCTTATGGCTACAACTACAATGGGATGGACCTTAGCATCAACCGCTCAGCCTCCTCCAGTCACTTTGGGGCTGTGGGCGAGAGCTCCCGCGgtttcccttctccagctcaggagagcaggTTTAGACAGGCGTCCAGCTGCTCCTTATCTTCTCCCgactccctgccctgctccaacAGCGAGAGCCACGGAGGCAAACCCGCCCCGTCCCCCTCCGAGccggctcctgctgccagcagcaccaacaCAAATTTCACAGAACTAGACGAGACCAGCGCGTCCTCGGGAGCCGACGAGGGCACTCCAAtaagcagcagcatcccccgAGCGCAGGCAGAGCCCATCGCGACCTCCACGGCAGCGACAGAAGGGCAGGCACCTCAGATATTCCCTTGGATGAGGAAACTTCACATTAGCCATG ACATGACTGGACCAGACGGGAAGAGGGCGAGGACAGCGTACACTCGCTACCAGACCCTGGAGTTGGAAAAGGAATTCCACTTCAATAGATATCTCACCCGCAGGAGGAGAATAGAGATCGCTCACGCGCTCTGCCTCTCCGAGCGCCAGATCAAAATCTGGTTCCAGAACCGGCGCATGAAGTGGAAGAAGGATAACAAACTGAAAAGCATGAGCCTGGCCTCGGCCGGCAGCGCCTTCCAGCCCTGA